In a genomic window of Enterobacter asburiae:
- a CDS encoding ABC transporter permease, which produces MSKALSVTAAASGRQQLFDFLYRWGMLLTVVALVAVFGLASDSFLDPNNIINILRSIAIVTVIAVGVSISLTVGGFDLSVGSTASLANALVISLFVWHGLGTTESILITLALCTLVGLFNAFLIVILRIPDMLATLASLFVIQGVAMTYSYGGSITENMVLPSGDMAEGTIPAAFSLLGQVPTIVIVMLVVTVLAQLGLSLTTHGRRMYAIGGNPEAARLSGIRTTRYKVAAYVIASLLAGLGGILLASRIGSSQVNAGGGYLMDAVAAAWIGFSLAGSGKPNALGTLVGAVILGVLSNGLVMLSVPYYAMDIIKGLVLAVALAITYIQKR; this is translated from the coding sequence GTGAGCAAGGCCCTTTCAGTAACGGCGGCAGCGTCTGGCCGTCAGCAACTTTTTGATTTTCTCTACAGGTGGGGCATGCTGTTGACCGTCGTCGCGCTGGTGGCCGTCTTTGGCCTGGCGTCGGACAGCTTCCTCGATCCGAACAACATCATCAACATTCTGCGCTCGATTGCCATCGTGACGGTGATTGCCGTTGGCGTGTCAATTTCGTTGACCGTTGGCGGGTTCGATCTCTCCGTGGGCTCCACCGCGTCGCTGGCGAACGCGCTGGTGATTTCCCTTTTCGTCTGGCACGGCTTAGGTACCACCGAGTCGATTCTGATCACCCTCGCGCTCTGCACGCTGGTGGGGCTGTTTAACGCCTTTCTGATCGTCATCCTGCGTATTCCGGACATGCTTGCCACGCTTGCCAGCCTGTTCGTCATTCAGGGCGTGGCGATGACCTACAGCTACGGCGGGTCGATTACCGAGAACATGGTGCTGCCGAGCGGCGACATGGCGGAAGGGACCATTCCGGCGGCGTTTAGCCTGCTGGGGCAGGTGCCGACCATTGTGATCGTCATGCTGGTGGTGACCGTGCTGGCGCAGCTTGGCCTTTCGTTGACCACTCACGGACGTCGTATGTACGCCATTGGTGGCAACCCGGAAGCGGCGCGCCTCTCCGGCATTCGCACCACGCGCTACAAGGTGGCGGCCTACGTGATTGCCTCGCTGCTGGCGGGACTGGGCGGGATTTTGCTGGCTTCGCGCATCGGTTCGTCGCAGGTGAATGCGGGCGGCGGATACCTGATGGATGCGGTGGCGGCGGCGTGGATTGGCTTCTCGCTGGCAGGCTCCGGCAAGCCGAACGCGCTGGGCACCCTGGTCGGGGCGGTCATTCTCGGCGTGCTGTCGAACGGGCTGGTGATGCTCTCCGTGCCGTATTACGCCATGGACATTATAAAAGGGCTGGTGCTCGCGGTGGCGCTGGCGATTACCTACATACAAAAACGCTGA
- a CDS encoding sugar ABC transporter substrate-binding protein — protein MKKIALSLVALGLLTALPGFAATPAPLPAAIANHDGPIRIAVIRNLGSDDNTTQFVAGAIQEGKKLGFKVSTFLSNGDDAKFQDFVNQAISQKYDGIILSQGRDPYSTALVKKAVDAGIKVAVFDTAVNGEIPGVTVTQQDDASLTNLSFGQLAKDFNGKANIVKLWVAGFPPMERRQAAYKALQKQYPDIKELESIGAVSSDVQGDTANKVGAILAKYPKGKIDAIWGTWDAFSQGAYKALKENGRTEIKLYSIDISNQDLQLMREPGSPWAVSVAVDPKLIGATNVRLIANKIAGEATPATYDFKAAAIPQALLTAQPGAVNVASLGKIIPGWGQTEDFIAPWFATLEAKNK, from the coding sequence ATGAAAAAGATTGCACTCTCCTTGGTGGCACTTGGATTGCTCACTGCTCTGCCGGGCTTTGCAGCAACACCCGCGCCGCTTCCGGCTGCCATTGCGAACCATGACGGCCCCATTCGCATCGCGGTGATCCGTAACCTGGGCTCGGACGACAACACCACGCAGTTTGTTGCCGGGGCGATTCAGGAAGGGAAAAAGCTCGGCTTTAAGGTCAGCACCTTTTTAAGCAACGGCGATGACGCCAAATTCCAGGACTTCGTTAACCAGGCCATCAGCCAGAAGTATGACGGGATTATTCTCTCTCAGGGGCGCGATCCGTACTCCACCGCGCTGGTGAAGAAAGCGGTGGATGCCGGTATCAAAGTCGCCGTCTTTGATACCGCCGTTAACGGCGAGATCCCGGGCGTGACCGTCACCCAGCAGGACGATGCCTCTCTGACGAACCTCTCTTTCGGCCAGCTGGCGAAAGATTTCAACGGCAAGGCCAATATCGTCAAGCTGTGGGTCGCGGGCTTCCCGCCGATGGAGCGCCGTCAGGCAGCCTATAAAGCGCTGCAAAAGCAGTACCCGGATATTAAAGAGCTGGAGTCCATCGGCGCCGTCTCCTCTGATGTGCAGGGCGATACCGCCAACAAGGTGGGTGCGATCCTGGCGAAATACCCGAAGGGCAAAATCGACGCCATCTGGGGCACCTGGGACGCTTTTAGCCAGGGCGCGTATAAGGCGCTGAAAGAAAATGGACGCACCGAGATCAAGCTCTACAGCATCGACATCTCCAACCAGGATCTGCAGCTGATGCGCGAACCGGGCAGCCCGTGGGCAGTGAGCGTGGCGGTGGATCCGAAGCTGATTGGCGCGACCAACGTGCGCCTGATCGCCAATAAGATTGCCGGGGAAGCGACGCCAGCAACTTACGATTTCAAAGCGGCGGCCATTCCGCAGGCGCTGCTGACCGCCCAGCCAGGGGCGGTGAACGTGGCGTCTCTGGGGAAAATCATTCCGGGCTGGGGCCAGACGGAAGATTTTATCGCGCCGTGGTTTGCGACGCTGGAAGCGAAAAATAAATGA
- a CDS encoding acireductone dioxygenase, which produces MSALTIYSDKDASQPQWHSTDAAEIAQQLNAKGVRFERWDADRDLGQDPAPEAVIAAYQHAIDKLVAEKGYQSWDVISLRADNPQKEALRAKFLNEHTHGEDEVRFFVEGAGLFCLHIGDEVYQVLCEKNDLISVPAGTPHWFDMGSEPNFTAIRIFDNPEGWVAQFTGDAIADAYPRLA; this is translated from the coding sequence ATGAGCGCATTGACCATTTATTCCGACAAAGACGCCAGCCAGCCGCAGTGGCACAGCACCGACGCCGCCGAGATCGCCCAGCAACTGAACGCTAAAGGCGTACGTTTTGAACGTTGGGACGCGGATCGTGATTTAGGGCAGGATCCCGCGCCCGAGGCAGTGATCGCCGCGTATCAGCATGCCATCGACAAGCTGGTGGCGGAGAAAGGCTATCAGAGCTGGGACGTAATCAGCCTGCGCGCCGACAATCCGCAGAAAGAGGCGCTGCGCGCGAAGTTCCTGAACGAACACACCCACGGCGAGGACGAAGTGCGCTTCTTCGTGGAAGGCGCAGGGCTGTTCTGCCTGCACATTGGCGATGAGGTGTATCAGGTGCTGTGCGAGAAAAACGACCTGATTTCCGTTCCCGCGGGCACGCCGCACTGGTTTGATATGGGCTCAGAGCCGAACTTTACCGCCATTCGTATTTTCGATAACCCGGAGGGCTGGGTGGCCCAGTTTACGGGCGATGCGATCGCGGATGCGTATCCAAGGCTGGCATAG
- the mtnC gene encoding acireductone synthase — translation MIRAIVTDIEGTTSDIRFVHDVLFPYARERLAAFVTAQQYAEPVKSILDNLRDEIGSPHASVSELIEALFAFMDEDRKSTALKALQGIVWHDGYVNGDFTGHLYPDVLPALEKWKAQGIDLYVYSSGSVAAQKLLFGYSDEGDITHLFSGYFDTHIGAKREVQSYQNIAAQTGIAPSQILFLSDIHQELDAAERAGFRTLQLIRGDDDGASHHHQVHQFDEINPEQIPS, via the coding sequence ATGATTCGCGCGATTGTGACGGATATTGAAGGGACCACCAGCGATATTCGTTTTGTCCATGATGTTTTGTTCCCCTACGCGCGTGAGCGGCTGGCGGCCTTTGTGACCGCGCAGCAGTACGCCGAGCCGGTCAAATCCATTCTGGACAACCTGCGTGATGAAATCGGTAGTCCGCACGCCAGCGTCAGCGAGCTTATCGAGGCCCTTTTTGCCTTTATGGATGAGGACCGCAAATCGACGGCGCTGAAAGCGCTGCAGGGGATCGTCTGGCACGACGGCTACGTGAACGGCGACTTTACCGGCCACCTTTACCCGGACGTGCTGCCCGCGCTGGAAAAGTGGAAAGCGCAGGGGATTGATCTCTATGTATATTCCTCTGGCTCCGTCGCCGCGCAGAAACTGTTATTTGGCTACAGCGACGAAGGTGATATTACTCATCTGTTCAGCGGCTATTTTGATACCCACATCGGTGCCAAGCGCGAGGTGCAGTCTTATCAAAACATTGCGGCGCAAACGGGCATCGCCCCGTCGCAGATCCTGTTCCTGTCTGATATCCATCAGGAGCTGGACGCGGCTGAACGGGCAGGCTTTCGCACGCTGCAGCTGATTCGCGGCGATGATGACGGCGCAAGCCATCACCATCAGGTCCACCAGTTTGACGAGATTAATCCGGAGCAGATCCCTTCATGA
- the mtnA gene encoding S-methyl-5-thioribose-1-phosphate isomerase: protein MQTLQTTSLRVGDNQLFILDQQALPQEKRWLDASTVEALVGHIHALRVRGAPLIGLSASLLLALLAENGKSRDELAVALETLRASRPTAVNLMNNLDRMKIALWQEDYVPALVAEALRLIDEDKRLCDAIAKAGSALVKPGSRLLTHCNTGGLATAGVGTALGVIARAHQEGNVSSVWVDETRPLLQGGRLTAWELGELGVPYQLITDSMAASLMAKGQVDAVWVGADRIAANGDVANKIGTYSLAVLAKFHGIPFYVAAPQTTLDPDCPNGDAIPIEQRAASEVMGVAGSFGAVQWAPEDAQVYNPAFDVTPASLISGWVLDTGVVTPEEVANGKFA from the coding sequence ATGCAGACATTACAGACGACCAGCCTGCGGGTGGGGGATAATCAGCTCTTTATTCTCGACCAGCAGGCGCTTCCGCAGGAGAAACGCTGGCTGGATGCTTCGACGGTCGAGGCGCTGGTTGGGCACATTCATGCCCTGCGGGTGCGCGGCGCGCCGCTGATTGGTCTCTCTGCAAGCCTGCTGCTGGCGCTGCTGGCGGAAAACGGTAAAAGCCGCGACGAGCTGGCGGTGGCGCTCGAAACCCTGCGCGCATCCCGCCCGACGGCGGTGAACCTGATGAACAACCTCGACCGCATGAAGATTGCCCTGTGGCAGGAAGATTATGTTCCGGCGCTGGTGGCCGAAGCGCTGCGCCTGATTGACGAAGACAAACGGCTTTGCGACGCGATAGCGAAAGCCGGCAGCGCGCTGGTGAAGCCCGGCAGCCGCCTGCTGACCCACTGCAACACCGGCGGGCTGGCAACGGCGGGCGTCGGCACCGCGCTGGGCGTGATTGCTCGCGCGCACCAGGAGGGTAACGTAAGCAGCGTCTGGGTCGATGAAACCCGTCCGCTGCTGCAGGGCGGTAGATTGACAGCGTGGGAGCTCGGCGAGCTGGGTGTGCCGTACCAGCTGATTACCGACTCCATGGCCGCCAGCCTGATGGCGAAAGGGCAGGTAGACGCTGTGTGGGTGGGCGCAGACCGCATTGCCGCCAACGGCGACGTGGCGAACAAGATCGGCACCTATTCTCTGGCGGTGCTGGCGAAATTCCACGGCATTCCGTTCTACGTTGCTGCCCCGCAAACGACCCTCGACCCGGACTGCCCGAACGGTGACGCGATCCCGATTGAGCAGCGCGCCGCCAGCGAGGTGATGGGCGTAGCCGGAAGCTTTGGCGCAGTGCAGTGGGCGCCGGAAGACGCGCAGGTCTATAACCCGGCGTTTGACGTTACACCTGCCTCGCTGATTAGCGGCTGGGTGCTGGATACGGGCGTGGTCACACCGGAAGAGGTGGCAAACGGGAAATTTGCCTGA
- a CDS encoding SRPBCC family protein: MTLDPETDLKLERVVDAPRDLLWLCWTTPEHIKNFFIPAPHKVTECDLDLRVGGRFNTVFEVDGQRMDNRGVFLEIDPGKKLVFTDGYTEGWKPAEKPFMTAILLLEDVGEGKTRYTAIARHPTKEIREQHEQMGFHEGWGIVLDQLVGYVKGLER, from the coding sequence GTGACGCTCGATCCTGAAACTGACTTAAAACTGGAGCGTGTGGTGGACGCACCGCGTGACCTGCTGTGGCTCTGCTGGACTACGCCGGAGCACATCAAAAACTTCTTCATTCCTGCTCCCCATAAGGTGACCGAATGCGACCTCGACCTGCGGGTGGGCGGGCGGTTCAACACCGTGTTTGAGGTAGACGGTCAGCGGATGGATAACCGGGGCGTGTTTCTTGAAATCGACCCGGGTAAAAAGCTGGTCTTTACCGACGGCTATACCGAAGGCTGGAAGCCGGCCGAGAAGCCGTTTATGACGGCGATCCTGCTGCTTGAGGATGTGGGCGAGGGCAAAACCCGCTACACGGCGATTGCGCGCCATCCGACGAAGGAAATCCGCGAGCAGCATGAACAGATGGGCTTCCACGAAGGATGGGGGATTGTGCTGGATCAGCTGGTGGGATATGTGAAGGGACTGGAGCGTTGA
- a CDS encoding S-methyl-5-thioribose kinase — protein sequence MSQYRTFTAQDAVEYARQFGGLDDPSSLVEAQEVGDGNLNLVFKIFDSAGVSRIIVKQALPYVRCVGESWPLTLDRARLEAQTLVEHYRHSPQHTVKIHHFDPELAVMVMEDLSSHRIWRGELINNIYYPQAAQQLGEYLAHALFHTSDFYLHPHEKKAQVAKFINPEMCEITEDLFFNDPYQIHERNSYPAELENDVAALRDDAQLKVAVASLKHRFFSHAEALLHGDIHSGSIFVADGSLKAIDAEFGYFGPIGFDIGTAIGNLLLNFCGLPGHLGIRDAAAAREQRLTDIQELWNTFAERFQALANEKSRDAALSAPGYASAFLKKVWHDAIGFCGTELIRRSVGLSHVADIDTIQDEAMRHECLRHAITLGKALIVIADRIDSAEELVARVRQYS from the coding sequence ATGTCGCAATACCGTACCTTTACCGCTCAGGACGCCGTGGAGTATGCCAGGCAGTTTGGCGGGCTTGACGATCCTTCATCGCTGGTAGAGGCGCAGGAGGTAGGCGACGGCAACCTCAATCTGGTTTTTAAAATTTTCGACAGCGCGGGCGTGAGCCGCATCATCGTTAAGCAGGCTCTGCCCTACGTGCGCTGCGTCGGGGAGTCCTGGCCGCTGACGCTGGACCGCGCCCGCCTTGAAGCGCAAACCCTGGTCGAGCACTACCGGCACAGCCCGCAGCACACCGTGAAAATCCACCATTTTGACCCGGAACTGGCGGTAATGGTGATGGAAGATCTCTCCAGCCATCGCATCTGGCGCGGCGAGCTGATCAACAACATTTACTACCCGCAGGCGGCGCAGCAGCTGGGCGAATATCTCGCGCACGCGCTGTTCCACACCAGCGATTTCTACCTGCACCCGCACGAGAAAAAAGCGCAGGTGGCGAAGTTCATCAACCCGGAGATGTGCGAGATCACCGAAGATCTGTTCTTCAACGATCCGTACCAGATCCACGAGCGCAACAGCTACCCGGCCGAGCTGGAAAATGACGTCGCCGCCCTGCGCGACGACGCCCAACTTAAAGTTGCCGTAGCCTCCCTGAAGCACCGCTTCTTCTCGCACGCCGAAGCGCTGCTGCACGGGGACATCCATAGCGGCTCAATTTTTGTCGCCGACGGCAGCCTGAAGGCCATCGACGCCGAGTTTGGCTATTTCGGGCCGATTGGCTTTGACATCGGCACCGCCATCGGCAACCTGCTGCTGAACTTCTGCGGCCTGCCGGGGCATCTGGGCATTCGCGATGCTGCCGCCGCTCGCGAGCAGCGCCTGACCGATATTCAGGAGCTGTGGAACACCTTTGCGGAGCGCTTCCAGGCGCTGGCAAACGAGAAATCCCGCGACGCCGCGCTCAGCGCGCCAGGCTATGCCTCCGCGTTCCTGAAAAAAGTATGGCATGACGCCATCGGCTTCTGCGGTACCGAGCTCATTCGCCGCAGCGTCGGGCTTTCCCACGTGGCGGATATCGACACCATCCAGGATGAAGCCATGCGCCACGAGTGCCTGCGCCACGCGATAACGCTCGGTAAAGCGCTGATTGTCATTGCCGACCGCATCGACAGCGCGGAAGAGCTGGTAGCACGAGTGCGGCAGTACAGCTGA
- a CDS encoding methylthioribulose 1-phosphate dehydratase produces MTDNLQLTHLVDACRWIGAKGWAPATGGNMSVRQDERLCWLSESGKDKGSLTTEDFLQVEIATNRAPSGRKPSAETGLHTLIYRLFPQANAVLHVHTVNATVLSRLVKDTELNISGFEMQKSLSGQTTHLDTVAIPVFDNDQDIDALASRIAHYAQERPLNYGFLLRGHGLTCWGRDVAEARRHLEGLEFLFECEMRLRQLERV; encoded by the coding sequence ATGACAGACAACCTGCAACTCACACATCTGGTCGACGCCTGCCGCTGGATTGGCGCTAAAGGCTGGGCTCCCGCCACCGGCGGCAACATGTCGGTGCGCCAGGACGAACGCCTGTGCTGGCTCAGCGAATCCGGTAAAGACAAAGGCAGCCTGACGACGGAAGATTTTTTGCAGGTTGAAATCGCCACCAACCGCGCGCCGTCCGGTCGAAAACCGTCGGCGGAAACCGGACTGCACACCCTCATCTATCGCCTGTTCCCGCAGGCCAACGCCGTCCTGCACGTTCATACCGTTAACGCCACGGTGCTGTCGCGTCTGGTCAAAGATACCGAGCTGAACATCAGCGGCTTTGAGATGCAAAAATCGCTCTCCGGGCAGACCACGCATCTGGATACAGTCGCCATTCCGGTATTTGATAACGATCAGGACATCGATGCCCTCGCCTCGCGAATCGCCCATTACGCCCAGGAACGCCCGCTTAATTATGGTTTTCTTCTGCGCGGTCATGGCTTAACCTGCTGGGGACGCGACGTGGCCGAGGCCCGGCGTCATCTGGAAGGACTAGAATTCTTATTTGAATGCGAAATGCGTTTACGACAACTGGAGAGAGTATGA